The Collimonas sp. PA-H2 genome contains a region encoding:
- a CDS encoding putative toxin-antitoxin system toxin component, PIN family, with the protein MAGSYSYTVILDACVLYPAPLRDLLLSLAEADVFRGRWTSTIHDEWTRNVLANRTDLKPDTLNRTVELMNQAVDDCLVENYEYLIDSLSLPDKDDRHVLAAAIVGHADAIVTFNLKDFPSEIANAHGLEILHPDDFLVAQYGLAPVKMLKIVKTLRERLKNPQRTAQELIATYLSQGLPQTCKLLEEAVGLI; encoded by the coding sequence ATGGCGGGATCTTATAGCTATACCGTCATTCTCGACGCCTGTGTCTTGTATCCAGCGCCGTTGCGAGACTTACTGTTGAGCCTTGCTGAGGCCGATGTATTTCGCGGGCGCTGGACATCTACCATTCACGACGAATGGACCAGAAATGTATTGGCTAATCGTACTGATCTAAAACCTGACACCCTGAATCGTACTGTCGAGTTAATGAATCAGGCAGTCGATGACTGTCTGGTCGAGAATTACGAATATCTTATCGACTCCCTGTCGCTGCCAGACAAAGATGATCGGCATGTTCTTGCCGCAGCTATTGTTGGGCATGCCGATGCGATAGTTACTTTCAATCTCAAAGATTTTCCTAGCGAGATTGCAAACGCACACGGACTAGAAATATTGCATCCAGATGATTTTCTAGTTGCACAATATGGTTTAGCTCCGGTAAAAATGCTCAAGATCGTCAAAACACTCCGCGAACGCCTCAAGAATCCACAACGAACCGCACAAGAGCTAATTGCTACCTACCTCTCCCAGGGCTTGCCACAAACTTGTAAATTGCTGGAAGAGGCAGTTGGGTTAATCTGA
- a CDS encoding DUF4440 domain-containing protein: protein MKITGVFVLTLALAGCATHQTASENPMAFRTESCRAISEQEVAGLFDRWNQSLQTGDPRKVVANYAVRSILLPTVSNKPRLTPAEKEDYFQHFLENRPSGKIDFRFIELGCNSVVDAGLYTFTFGKTGAVVQARYTYTYRWDGAQWLITSHHSSAMPEKT from the coding sequence ATGAAGATCACCGGTGTTTTCGTATTGACTCTTGCGCTAGCTGGTTGTGCAACGCATCAAACCGCATCGGAGAATCCGATGGCGTTCAGGACCGAGAGCTGCAGAGCGATATCGGAGCAAGAAGTTGCCGGACTCTTTGATCGCTGGAACCAATCGCTGCAGACAGGCGATCCCCGCAAGGTGGTGGCGAATTACGCCGTGCGCTCCATCCTCTTGCCGACGGTTTCAAACAAGCCGCGGCTGACGCCGGCCGAGAAGGAGGATTATTTCCAGCACTTCCTTGAGAACCGTCCATCCGGGAAAATTGATTTTCGCTTCATTGAGCTAGGCTGCAATTCCGTCGTCGACGCCGGTTTGTACACGTTTACCTTCGGCAAAACCGGGGCAGTGGTCCAGGCCCGCTACACCTATACCTACCGATGGGACGGCGCCCAATGGCTCATTACCAGCCACCATTCATCTGCTATGCCGGAAAAGACTTGA